A window of Paenibacillus polygoni contains these coding sequences:
- the remB gene encoding extracellular matrix regulator RemB yields MYIHLGGDKIIRSSELVAIFDISIEKSSKISKQYVTYAKQEKNIEQIGEEEAKSIVVTKSTVYYSPISSATLKKRANILSEI; encoded by the coding sequence ATGTATATTCACCTGGGCGGTGACAAAATTATCCGCTCTTCTGAACTCGTAGCCATTTTTGATATCTCTATTGAGAAATCTTCGAAGATTTCCAAACAGTATGTTACGTACGCGAAACAGGAGAAGAATATCGAACAGATTGGTGAAGAGGAAGCCAAATCGATTGTTGTAACGAAAAGCACAGTTTACTATTCTCCAATATCCTCAGCTACACTCAAAAAAAGAGCGAATATTTTATCTGAAATATAA
- the gyrB gene encoding DNA topoisomerase (ATP-hydrolyzing) subunit B, giving the protein MSMNQPAYDADEIQVLEGLEAVRKRPGMYIGSTSAKGLHHLVWEVVDNSIDEALAGFCDQIDVTIHEDNSITVVDNGRGIPVSEQAKMKKSALEVVMTVLHAGGKFGGGGYKVSGGLHGVGISVVNALSSKVVVTVKRDGHVYRQEYQRGVPQYDVKVIGDTEETGTTTTFYPDSEIFTETTEYDYNTLLTRIRELAFLNKGIGLRITDERTGVSNSFHYEGGIKEYVQYLNNKREVLHEQPIYVEGQRESIQVEVALQYNDSYAENIYSFANNINTHEGGTHESGFKSALTRVINDYARKTGIIKDNNSNLTGDDVREGLTAIISVKIPEPQFEGQTKTKLGNSEVRGVVESLFAEKLQEFLIENPSTARRILDKALQASRAREAARKAREMTRRKSVLEVSSLPGKLADCSSKDASISELYIVEGDSAGGSAKQGRDRHFQAILPLRGKILNVEKARLDRILSNAEIRAIITALGTGIGDDFDIEKARYHKVIIMTDADVDGAHIRTLLLTFFYRYMRKIIEAGYVYIAQPPLFKVERNKTIRYAGSEAERDAIIREFGENAKVNVQRYKGLGEMNATQLWETTMDPESRTMLQVSIGDAMLADTMFDTLMGDNVEPRRDFIQENARYVKNLDV; this is encoded by the coding sequence ATGTCTATGAATCAACCGGCATATGATGCAGATGAGATTCAGGTCCTTGAAGGACTTGAAGCTGTCAGAAAACGTCCAGGGATGTATATCGGCTCTACCAGCGCAAAAGGCTTGCATCACCTCGTGTGGGAAGTCGTGGACAATAGTATCGACGAAGCATTAGCAGGTTTTTGCGATCAGATTGATGTTACTATTCATGAAGATAACAGCATAACTGTTGTTGATAATGGGCGGGGAATTCCCGTAAGTGAACAGGCCAAAATGAAAAAATCAGCACTTGAAGTCGTAATGACCGTACTTCATGCTGGCGGTAAATTTGGCGGCGGAGGATACAAGGTATCGGGCGGTCTTCACGGGGTAGGTATTTCCGTCGTGAACGCATTGTCGAGTAAAGTCGTGGTTACCGTAAAAAGAGACGGACACGTCTACAGACAAGAATATCAACGCGGTGTTCCTCAGTATGATGTAAAAGTAATCGGAGATACAGAAGAGACAGGAACAACGACTACCTTCTATCCCGATAGTGAAATTTTTACGGAAACTACTGAGTATGATTACAATACGTTGCTCACTCGGATTCGTGAACTTGCCTTTCTTAACAAAGGAATTGGGCTTCGAATTACCGATGAACGTACAGGAGTTTCTAACTCTTTTCATTACGAAGGCGGAATTAAAGAGTATGTTCAATATCTGAATAATAAAAGAGAAGTACTCCATGAACAGCCGATCTATGTAGAAGGACAGAGAGAGAGTATTCAGGTGGAAGTAGCATTGCAGTACAATGACAGCTACGCCGAGAATATCTACTCTTTTGCTAATAATATTAATACTCATGAAGGCGGTACTCATGAGTCTGGATTTAAGAGTGCCTTGACACGCGTAATCAATGATTATGCGCGGAAGACCGGCATTATTAAAGATAATAACAGCAATCTTACTGGTGATGATGTACGTGAGGGACTCACAGCGATTATCTCGGTTAAGATTCCTGAGCCTCAGTTTGAAGGACAGACCAAAACGAAACTTGGTAATAGTGAAGTTCGGGGTGTCGTGGAATCCTTGTTCGCAGAAAAGCTGCAAGAGTTCCTCATCGAGAATCCATCTACTGCCCGCCGCATTCTAGATAAAGCGCTCCAAGCATCTAGAGCACGTGAAGCGGCCCGGAAAGCAAGAGAGATGACTCGCCGTAAAAGCGTACTAGAAGTAAGCTCTCTGCCAGGTAAACTGGCTGACTGTTCTTCCAAAGATGCTTCTATCAGCGAACTGTACATTGTAGAGGGTGACTCTGCGGGGGGATCTGCAAAGCAAGGACGCGATCGTCACTTCCAGGCGATTTTGCCGCTGCGCGGTAAGATTCTAAACGTAGAGAAAGCAAGACTTGACCGTATCTTGTCTAATGCGGAGATTCGCGCTATTATCACTGCTCTTGGCACAGGGATTGGCGACGATTTTGATATTGAAAAAGCACGTTATCACAAAGTCATTATTATGACAGATGCTGATGTCGATGGTGCTCATATTCGTACACTCCTGCTAACTTTCTTTTACCGCTATATGCGTAAAATTATCGAAGCGGGATACGTATATATTGCGCAGCCGCCGCTTTTCAAAGTAGAGCGTAATAAAACGATCCGTTATGCAGGTTCAGAAGCAGAACGTGATGCCATTATTCGTGAATTCGGCGAAAATGCAAAAGTTAACGTGCAGCGTTATAAAGGTCTTGGAGAGATGAATGCAACACAGCTTTGGGAAACGACAATGGATCCAGAAAGCCGTACGATGCTTCAGGTTTCCATAGGCGATGCTATGTTGGCTGATACCATGTTTGATACCCTTATGGGTGATAACGTTGAACCGCGTCGTGACTTTATTCAAGAAAATGCTAGATACGTTAAGAACCTTGACGTTTAG
- a CDS encoding YheC/YheD family protein, with amino-acid sequence MSIQKVSSKWKKMKVLLKDKYIAPFHPETRKYSLTALEQMCQIYRTVYVKPEQGTHGKGIMRIERTERTSEAADHADEPSSEDVSSALYKLHYVKKKEHYDSIADLHKAILKRTMGKSYLVQRGIPLLKYQKRPFDLRVMVQRNLSGNWEATGIIGKVAAKGKIITNINGGGRIVSFEQLMMPYLTKAETTKLKKELYVLGVRTAKCMEKTYPRIKEIGLDIALDAQVKPWILEVNTSPGLYVFGYLPDKSIYRKIKKYAIAYGRLKPAPKSKSTK; translated from the coding sequence GTGAGCATACAGAAAGTTTCAAGTAAGTGGAAAAAGATGAAGGTCCTTTTGAAAGATAAGTATATTGCTCCCTTCCATCCGGAAACGAGAAAATATAGTCTTACTGCATTAGAACAAATGTGCCAAATTTACCGAACGGTTTATGTTAAGCCAGAACAGGGCACCCATGGGAAAGGGATTATGAGAATTGAACGTACTGAACGTACTTCTGAAGCTGCAGACCACGCAGATGAGCCAAGCAGTGAAGATGTGTCTAGTGCACTATATAAACTTCATTATGTAAAAAAGAAAGAGCATTATGACTCTATCGCTGACCTGCATAAAGCCATTCTTAAACGGACTATGGGGAAATCTTATCTTGTCCAAAGGGGAATCCCTCTCCTGAAATATCAGAAGCGTCCTTTTGACTTACGAGTAATGGTTCAGCGTAATTTGAGCGGAAATTGGGAAGCTACAGGAATAATAGGTAAAGTAGCAGCAAAAGGAAAAATTATAACTAACATCAATGGCGGGGGACGCATCGTATCTTTTGAGCAACTAATGATGCCCTATCTCACCAAAGCAGAGACGACAAAATTAAAAAAAGAACTTTATGTGCTAGGGGTACGAACAGCAAAATGTATGGAAAAGACCTACCCTCGCATTAAAGAAATAGGACTAGATATTGCTCTTGATGCCCAGGTTAAACCATGGATTCTTGAAGTGAATACTTCTCCAGGTCTCTATGTATTTGGTTATCTGCCCGATAAAAGTATCTATCGAAAAATTAAGAAGTACGCCATTGCCTATGGCAGACTCAAGCCAGCACCCAAATCCAAATCAACAAAATAG